One genomic segment of Flavobacteriaceae bacterium includes these proteins:
- a CDS encoding type IIA DNA topoisomerase subunit B, with protein sequence MTQEIKYTEDNIRSLDWKEHIRMRPGMYIGKLGDGSSADDGIYILIKEVLDNSIDEYVMGAGKTIEISIQVNRVTVRDYGRGIPLGKVVDVVSKMNTGGKYDSKAFKKSVGLNGVGTKAVNALSTYFRVESNRDHKSAAAEFQQGNLTHRESPKASTRRKGTKVSFEPDETIFKNYKFRSEYVVKMLKNYVYLNLGLTIVFNGEKYFSKNGLKDLLEDNNNKDDMLYPIIHLKGEDIEVAITHSKTQYSEEYHSFVNGQHTTQGGTHQAAFREALVKTIREFFGKNFEASDIRKSIISAISIKVMEPVFESQTKTKLGSTEMGGGLPTVRTYINDFLKTHLDNYLHKNPVVAESIQRKILQAEKERKELSGIRKLARERAKKASLHNKKLRDCRIHLGDTKKETHLETTLFITEGDSASGSITKSRNVDTQAVFSLKGKPLNSYGLSKKIVYENEEFNLLQAALNIEDSLEDLRYNNIVIATDADVDGMHIRLLLITFFLQFFPELIKEGHLYILETPLFRVRNKKETIYCYSEEEKQQAIEKLKGKPEITRFKGLGEISPDEFVHFIGDDIRLDPVMLDKEMSIEQMLEFYMGKNTSDRQKFIIENLKVELDIVEEV encoded by the coding sequence ATGACTCAGGAAATTAAATATACCGAAGACAATATCCGTTCACTTGATTGGAAGGAACATATCAGGATGCGGCCCGGTATGTATATCGGTAAGTTAGGAGATGGTTCTTCTGCCGATGATGGTATCTATATACTGATAAAAGAAGTACTCGACAATTCTATTGACGAATATGTGATGGGAGCAGGGAAAACCATTGAAATTTCTATTCAGGTCAATAGAGTAACGGTAAGAGATTACGGGCGTGGAATCCCATTGGGAAAAGTGGTGGATGTGGTCTCTAAAATGAATACGGGCGGAAAGTACGACTCAAAAGCGTTTAAAAAATCAGTTGGACTAAATGGAGTAGGAACCAAAGCGGTAAATGCACTGTCTACTTATTTTAGAGTAGAATCTAACAGAGATCATAAATCAGCGGCAGCAGAATTTCAACAAGGAAATTTGACTCACCGGGAATCTCCTAAGGCAAGTACAAGAAGAAAAGGCACAAAAGTTTCTTTTGAACCGGATGAAACCATTTTTAAAAACTACAAATTTAGAAGTGAATATGTAGTGAAGATGCTAAAAAACTACGTATATCTAAACCTGGGATTGACCATCGTATTTAACGGAGAAAAATATTTTTCTAAAAACGGCTTAAAAGATCTGCTGGAAGATAACAATAATAAAGACGATATGCTATATCCCATTATCCATTTAAAGGGAGAGGATATAGAAGTGGCCATTACACACAGCAAAACACAGTATTCGGAAGAGTACCATTCATTTGTAAATGGCCAACATACAACACAGGGAGGGACACATCAGGCAGCTTTTAGAGAAGCTTTGGTAAAGACCATCCGTGAGTTTTTCGGAAAAAATTTTGAAGCTTCCGATATTCGAAAATCTATAATTTCAGCGATAAGTATTAAGGTAATGGAACCGGTTTTTGAGAGTCAGACCAAAACAAAACTGGGTTCTACGGAAATGGGCGGAGGTTTGCCGACAGTAAGAACGTATATCAATGATTTTCTCAAAACACACCTGGACAATTATCTGCACAAGAATCCAGTTGTAGCAGAGAGCATTCAACGTAAAATTTTACAGGCGGAAAAAGAAAGAAAAGAACTTTCCGGAATCCGAAAACTGGCCAGAGAGCGCGCCAAAAAAGCCAGTTTACATAATAAGAAGTTACGTGATTGCCGTATTCACCTGGGAGATACTAAAAAAGAAACCCATCTGGAAACCACTTTGTTTATTACAGAGGGAGATTCTGCGTCAGGGTCTATCACTAAATCTCGTAATGTAGATACACAAGCCGTATTTAGTCTAAAAGGAAAACCCCTGAACTCATACGGATTGTCTAAAAAAATTGTATATGAAAATGAAGAATTTAACCTGTTGCAAGCAGCATTAAACATAGAAGACAGTCTGGAAGATCTACGCTATAATAATATAGTAATTGCCACCGACGCAGATGTAGACGGAATGCATATTCGTTTACTCTTAATTACATTCTTTTTACAATTCTTCCCCGAATTAATTAAAGAGGGACATTTGTACATTTTAGAAACTCCGTTGTTTAGAGTTCGAAATAAAAAAGAAACCATCTATTGCTATTCCGAAGAAGAAAAACAGCAGGCCATTGAAAAGTTAAAAGGAAAACCGGAAATTACAAGATTTAAAGGGCTAGGTGAAATTTCTCCTGATGAATTTGTACATTTTATAGGAGATGATATCCGTCTGGATCCCGTAATGTTAGATAAAGAGATGTCAATTGAGCAAATGTTGGAGTTCTATATGGGTAAGAATACATCGGACAGGCAGAAGTTTATTATAGAAAACCTAAAAGTTGAATTGGATATTGTAGAAGAAGTATAG
- a CDS encoding DNA gyrase/topoisomerase IV subunit A, producing the protein MDEETHKYEHDEELKNQPESVESQETITKVTGMYKEWFLDYASYVILERAVPAINDGLKPVQRRIMHAMKDLDDGRYNKVANIVGHTMQYHPHGDASIADAMVQIGQKELLIDMQGNWGNILTGDKAAASRYIEARLSKFALEVVFNPKTTEWQASYDGRKKEPVNLPVKFPLLLAQGAEGIAVGLSTKILPHNFNELIDASIKYLKGKNFTIVPDFLTGGIADFTNYNDGMRGGKVRVRAKISQLDKKTLVISEIPFGTTTTTLIESIVKANEKGKIKIKRIEDNTAANVEILVHLPPNISPDKTIDALYAFTSCENAISPLCCIIEDHKPRFIGVSEMLKTSADYTVSLLKRELEIQLYELEEQWHFASLERIFIENRIYRDIEEEETWEGVIAAINKGLQPHIEDLKRAVTEEDIVRLTEIRIKKISKFDIDKAKLFIESLEDKIAKIKDYLEHLIDYAIAYFKKLKEKYGKGKERKTEIRIFDDIVATKVVIRNTKLYVNREEGFIGTSLRKDEYVTDCSDIDDIIVFRKDGKMVVTKVAAKTFIGKDIIHIAVFKKKDRRTVYNMMYRDGKNGPSYMKRFTVTGVTRDKEYDLTTGSANSVVHYFSANPNGEAEVVTILLRAVGSIKKLKWDIDFADLAVKGRAVRGNTITKYAIRKVEFKSAGISTLKPRKIWFDDTVKRLNVDGRGVLLGEFKAEDKILIATQTGKIKAVTPDLGMHFEDTMIVLEKWKPKKPVSVIYFDREKERYFVKRFLIETVDKEELFISEHPRSQLEIIATDYRPVAEVQFSKRSLKNIEVNFEDFIAIKGIKALGNQLTAEKIRKVNLLTPLPYDEPEELSVDTMEVVEEEIVEGDKKKIADESTNTENEDEGQTTLF; encoded by the coding sequence ATGGACGAAGAGACTCACAAATACGAACACGATGAAGAATTGAAGAATCAACCGGAATCGGTCGAATCACAGGAAACCATTACGAAAGTAACAGGAATGTACAAAGAATGGTTTTTAGATTATGCATCTTATGTAATTTTAGAGAGAGCGGTTCCTGCGATTAATGACGGATTAAAGCCTGTACAACGCCGTATTATGCACGCTATGAAAGATTTGGATGACGGACGTTATAATAAAGTGGCAAATATTGTAGGGCATACCATGCAATACCACCCGCACGGAGATGCTTCTATCGCCGATGCTATGGTACAAATCGGGCAAAAAGAATTGCTGATTGATATGCAGGGAAACTGGGGAAATATTTTAACGGGAGACAAAGCCGCGGCTTCCAGATATATAGAAGCACGCTTATCAAAATTTGCATTAGAAGTTGTTTTTAACCCCAAAACTACGGAATGGCAGGCCTCCTATGACGGCCGGAAAAAAGAACCCGTAAACCTGCCTGTAAAATTTCCATTGTTGCTAGCACAAGGAGCAGAGGGCATTGCAGTAGGTTTATCCACAAAGATATTACCTCATAATTTCAACGAACTTATTGACGCTTCCATTAAATATTTAAAAGGAAAAAACTTTACGATAGTCCCCGATTTCCTCACCGGAGGCATTGCGGATTTTACCAATTATAACGATGGTATGAGAGGGGGAAAGGTGAGGGTTAGAGCAAAAATATCCCAGTTAGATAAAAAGACATTGGTCATCTCTGAAATTCCTTTCGGAACGACAACCACAACTTTAATTGAGAGTATTGTCAAAGCAAATGAAAAAGGAAAAATTAAAATCAAACGGATAGAAGACAATACGGCTGCAAATGTAGAAATCTTAGTTCATTTGCCACCGAATATCTCTCCAGATAAAACAATTGATGCGCTATATGCATTTACAAGCTGCGAAAATGCTATTTCTCCTTTATGCTGTATTATAGAAGATCACAAACCTCGCTTTATCGGAGTAAGTGAGATGCTAAAAACATCAGCAGACTATACGGTTTCGCTTTTAAAGAGAGAATTGGAAATTCAACTTTACGAATTAGAAGAACAATGGCATTTTGCCTCTTTAGAACGTATTTTTATTGAAAACAGAATCTATCGCGACATAGAAGAAGAAGAAACCTGGGAAGGTGTAATTGCTGCAATAAATAAAGGATTGCAACCACATATTGAAGATTTAAAAAGAGCCGTTACGGAAGAAGATATTGTACGATTGACGGAAATCAGAATTAAGAAAATTTCAAAATTTGATATCGACAAAGCCAAATTATTTATAGAAAGCCTGGAAGATAAAATAGCGAAAATAAAAGATTATTTGGAACATCTGATTGACTATGCTATAGCTTATTTTAAAAAGCTAAAAGAAAAATACGGAAAAGGGAAAGAGCGCAAGACAGAGATCAGGATTTTTGATGATATTGTAGCTACGAAAGTAGTTATAAGAAATACAAAATTATATGTAAACAGAGAAGAAGGTTTTATTGGAACTTCATTACGGAAAGATGAATATGTTACTGATTGTTCGGATATAGATGATATTATTGTTTTTAGAAAAGATGGTAAGATGGTGGTGACAAAGGTAGCGGCAAAGACTTTTATAGGAAAAGATATTATTCATATTGCGGTGTTTAAAAAGAAAGATAGGAGAACGGTGTATAACATGATGTACAGAGATGGCAAAAATGGCCCCAGTTATATGAAACGTTTTACGGTTACCGGAGTAACTCGTGATAAAGAGTATGACTTAACGACAGGAAGTGCTAATTCCGTGGTACATTATTTTTCTGCTAATCCGAACGGAGAGGCGGAAGTGGTTACTATTTTGCTACGGGCAGTAGGGAGTATTAAAAAATTAAAGTGGGATATTGATTTTGCGGATTTGGCAGTAAAAGGAAGAGCTGTAAGGGGGAATACCATTACCAAATACGCAATTCGTAAAGTCGAATTTAAATCGGCAGGAATCTCTACCCTAAAGCCTCGTAAAATTTGGTTTGACGATACCGTGAAACGCTTAAATGTTGACGGAAGAGGAGTACTGTTAGGAGAATTTAAAGCTGAAGATAAAATTCTAATTGCCACACAAACGGGAAAAATCAAAGCAGTTACACCGGATTTAGGAATGCATTTTGAAGATACAATGATCGTTTTGGAAAAATGGAAACCTAAAAAACCCGTTTCCGTGATCTATTTTGACAGAGAAAAAGAACGCTACTTTGTGAAGCGTTTTCTGATAGAAACAGTTGATAAAGAAGAGCTATTCATTTCCGAACACCCAAGATCACAGTTGGAAATTATTGCTACGGATTACAGGCCTGTTGCCGAGGTTCAGTTTTCAAAACGCTCATTAAAGAATATTGAAGTTAACTTTGAAGATTTTATTGCCATTAAAGGAATTAAAGCACTGGGGAATCAACTGACTGCAGAAAAGATAAGGAAAGTTAATTTGCTTACGCCTTTACCTTATGATGAGCCGGAGGAACTATCCGTAGACACTATGGAAGTTGTCGAAGAAGAAATAGTTGAAGGCGATAAGAAAAAAATTGCTGATGAAAGCACGAATACCGAAAATGAAGATGAAGGGCAAACAACATTGTTTTAA
- a CDS encoding ABC transporter substrate-binding protein, which yields MRILSYIKIYFLLWVLLTSCDRKNTVKKTYETSQEKELVKYAKGFDIRYYENYKELIVNTPFLNSSDTIVYRIYTKLKGAVLYDRMPNEIHVPVNRIVLTSTTHIPMVELLENENSIVGFPNTRYVSSDKTRALIDSGKITELGKEAELNTEILIDIHPEIVVGFSVYGNDTSYDIIKKADIPVILNGDWLEDTPLGRAEWIKFFGVLFDKTREADSIFRKIEQDYIAAKAIANNATKQPTVLSGSVMNKDIWNLPAGDSFVARYLADANLSYLWKNTKGKGSLSLSFESVFDKGQTAEYWIAPGYFSTKKQLLDSNPLYGSFAAFKNDHIYTPTTKKGKTGGVIYYELAPTRPDLVLKDIIKITKPDLLPNYRLTFFEKMK from the coding sequence ATGCGAATCCTTTCATATATCAAAATATATTTTCTTTTATGGGTCCTTTTAACTTCTTGTGATCGAAAAAATACCGTAAAAAAAACGTATGAAACCTCACAAGAAAAAGAGTTGGTAAAATACGCTAAAGGTTTTGATATTCGATACTATGAAAACTATAAAGAGCTTATTGTAAACACTCCTTTTTTAAATTCTTCCGATACTATTGTATATAGAATTTATACAAAACTCAAAGGTGCTGTTCTATATGACAGAATGCCCAATGAAATACATGTTCCTGTCAATCGTATTGTGCTTACATCTACAACTCATATTCCTATGGTGGAGCTTTTGGAAAACGAAAATAGTATTGTCGGTTTTCCCAACACCAGGTATGTTTCTTCGGATAAAACAAGGGCACTGATCGATTCGGGAAAAATTACAGAACTGGGAAAAGAAGCGGAATTAAATACGGAAATATTAATTGACATACATCCTGAAATAGTAGTCGGATTTTCCGTATATGGAAATGATACTTCGTATGACATTATAAAAAAAGCCGACATACCGGTAATTTTAAACGGCGATTGGTTGGAAGATACTCCGTTGGGAAGAGCTGAATGGATTAAGTTTTTTGGCGTATTATTTGATAAAACCAGAGAAGCAGATAGTATTTTTCGTAAAATAGAGCAAGATTATATTGCCGCAAAAGCGATTGCAAATAACGCTACAAAGCAGCCTACTGTCCTTTCCGGATCCGTTATGAATAAAGATATATGGAATTTACCGGCGGGAGACAGTTTTGTTGCACGGTATTTAGCAGATGCCAATTTAAGCTATCTATGGAAAAATACGAAAGGGAAAGGAAGCTTGTCTTTGAGTTTCGAGAGTGTTTTTGATAAAGGACAAACTGCTGAATATTGGATTGCTCCCGGCTATTTTTCAACTAAAAAACAATTATTAGACAGTAATCCCCTTTATGGAAGTTTTGCTGCTTTTAAAAACGATCATATCTATACACCAACCACAAAAAAAGGGAAAACAGGCGGAGTAATCTATTATGAATTAGCGCCAACCAGACCCGATTTGGTGTTAAAGGATATCATTAAAATTACTAAACCTGATTTGCTTCCGAATTATAGGCTTACCTTTTTTGAAAAGATGAAGTGA
- a CDS encoding TonB-dependent receptor plug domain-containing protein yields MKKQYVFFSMLSMYLVGTKIVAQNGEDKLEVLEEVIISATKFESKKENTGKVVYKITQKDILNNAGKTVLDMLNTIPGIEIRGTNTNSSEPRSTYIRGGRSRQVLVLIDGVPVSDPSGIDQEYDLRLLSLNQIESIEILKGASSTLYGTGAATGVINIRLKKASKKQVKAVYEANLGTNNTANIRSSDLFDRSQNLNISGILGDVHFLASYGLAGTDGMSSARSNTDTVFEDDLYTSNNGFFKLGYKFNDKLSLESFLNFDEFKYDYDAGNYVDSDVNNGLHTQLRIGVRPRFKYTSGEFYILVTVNKIKRTNTTTSTFVFEGRSTNIDLVNKINFPENKLQLITGFNYQEHSNYTISPFGNIDKEIANFSTKDPYLSLVYIADYGLSATIGGRLNVHSLYGNHFVYDANISYKIINDEKLKIRALSSYSTAFIAPSTYQLFSDFGNTSLQPETSKTIEFGLNSSFKNVLDFSIVYFNREEKDAFIFQSLNAPPFGVYINSGETLKVNGIESEITIKLPKKIQIVAGYTYTNKKQDIDYIPKNKLIASVEVSTIKKTFLSLVYKNTGGRLARYFDANTFATASQDLPVYQLLDINMNHKILDGKVTLFGSVTNLFNEDYEDILGYSTRGRNYKFGLRLQL; encoded by the coding sequence ATGAAAAAACAATACGTGTTTTTTAGTATGCTATCAATGTATTTGGTGGGTACTAAAATAGTTGCCCAAAATGGAGAAGACAAGTTAGAAGTACTTGAAGAAGTTATCATTTCCGCAACAAAATTTGAATCGAAAAAAGAAAATACGGGCAAAGTAGTCTACAAGATTACTCAAAAAGATATACTCAACAATGCAGGGAAAACAGTACTAGACATGCTAAATACCATTCCGGGAATAGAGATCAGGGGAACAAACACAAATTCTTCCGAGCCCAGAAGTACCTATATCAGAGGTGGAAGAAGCAGGCAAGTTTTAGTTTTAATAGATGGAGTTCCGGTATCGGATCCGTCGGGAATTGATCAGGAATATGATTTGAGGTTGCTATCTTTAAATCAGATAGAAAGTATTGAAATTTTAAAAGGGGCATCGTCAACTCTATATGGAACCGGAGCAGCAACGGGAGTTATCAATATCAGGCTTAAAAAAGCATCAAAAAAACAAGTTAAAGCGGTATATGAAGCAAATTTAGGAACCAATAATACTGCAAACATAAGGAGTTCAGATTTATTTGACAGGAGTCAGAATCTAAACATTAGCGGGATTTTGGGAGATGTTCACTTTTTAGCCTCCTATGGTTTGGCAGGTACTGACGGAATGTCATCAGCCAGAAGTAATACGGATACTGTTTTCGAAGATGATTTGTATACAAGTAATAACGGATTTTTCAAATTAGGTTATAAATTTAATGACAAACTATCCTTGGAAAGTTTTTTGAATTTTGATGAATTTAAATATGATTACGATGCGGGAAATTATGTTGATTCAGATGTTAATAATGGATTGCATACACAATTAAGAATAGGCGTAAGGCCAAGATTTAAGTATACATCAGGAGAATTTTATATTCTGGTTACAGTTAATAAAATAAAGAGAACAAATACCACTACTTCCACTTTTGTATTTGAAGGAAGAAGCACAAATATAGATTTGGTAAACAAAATAAATTTCCCGGAAAATAAATTGCAATTAATTACGGGGTTTAACTATCAGGAGCATAGCAATTATACTATTTCTCCGTTTGGAAATATAGATAAAGAGATTGCTAATTTTTCTACCAAAGACCCATATTTGTCATTGGTTTACATCGCAGATTATGGTTTGAGTGCTACTATTGGAGGGAGGTTAAATGTGCACAGCTTATATGGAAATCACTTTGTATACGATGCTAATATATCTTACAAAATTATCAATGATGAAAAATTAAAAATAAGGGCTTTATCTTCCTATAGTACAGCTTTTATAGCACCGAGCACCTATCAGCTCTTTTCCGATTTTGGCAATACATCTCTACAACCCGAGACCAGTAAAACCATAGAATTTGGGTTGAATTCTTCTTTCAAAAATGTGTTGGATTTTAGCATTGTTTATTTTAACAGAGAAGAAAAAGATGCTTTTATATTTCAGAGTTTGAATGCACCTCCCTTTGGAGTTTATATAAATTCCGGAGAAACGCTAAAAGTAAATGGTATTGAATCGGAAATTACAATAAAACTTCCAAAAAAGATACAAATAGTAGCGGGATATACGTATACAAACAAAAAACAAGATATAGATTACATTCCTAAAAATAAATTGATCGCATCTGTTGAGGTCAGTACCATTAAAAAAACATTTTTATCTTTAGTATATAAAAATACGGGAGGACGGTTGGCAAGATATTTTGATGCAAATACATTTGCTACCGCTTCTCAAGACTTACCTGTTTATCAACTGTTGGATATCAATATGAATCACAAGATATTAGACGGAAAAGTCACACTATTTGGATCAGTAACAAACCTTTTCAACGAAGATTATGAAGATATTTTAGGGTATTCAACCAGGGGTAGAAACTATAAATTCGGATTGAGATTACAATTATAA
- a CDS encoding DUF3307 domain-containing protein yields the protein MVLFLKLLLAHFLGDFVFQPKQWIKGKEEKKIRSFGLYKHIAVHALLLLLFLESNFKNYWLGFAVIIISHFFIDALKISIQTEKTKRSLFFIDQLLHIIVLAGIASYYGNFEISLAKIISFSNLLYIVFIVFATFVSAVFIKTIISRWHPYTEDKEDDSLSEAGKYIGMLERLLVFIFIVINQWAAIGFLMAAKSIFRFGDLTSSKDRKLTEYILIGTLLSFGMAIITGLLFLYIDLKWKI from the coding sequence ATGGTATTATTCTTAAAACTGTTATTAGCTCACTTTTTAGGAGATTTTGTTTTTCAGCCAAAACAATGGATAAAAGGTAAAGAGGAGAAGAAGATTCGATCGTTTGGTTTGTACAAACATATAGCTGTACATGCTTTATTACTCTTATTATTTTTAGAATCGAATTTTAAAAACTATTGGTTGGGTTTTGCTGTAATTATCATTTCACATTTTTTTATTGATGCTTTAAAAATATCCATACAAACCGAAAAAACGAAGCGAAGTTTATTTTTTATAGATCAGTTATTGCATATTATTGTTTTGGCAGGTATTGCTTCTTATTACGGTAATTTTGAAATTTCATTAGCAAAAATTATTAGTTTCAGTAACCTATTGTATATTGTTTTTATCGTTTTTGCAACTTTTGTAAGTGCTGTTTTTATTAAAACCATTATTTCCAGGTGGCATCCGTATACTGAAGATAAAGAGGATGATTCGCTATCTGAAGCCGGAAAATATATTGGCATGTTAGAACGTTTATTAGTTTTTATTTTTATTGTTATCAATCAATGGGCGGCAATTGGTTTTTTAATGGCAGCAAAATCCATTTTTAGATTTGGTGATTTAACCTCTTCTAAAGACAGGAAATTAACAGAGTATATTTTAATTGGCACCTTATTGAGTTTTGGTATGGCAATCATAACCGGATTGTTGTTTTTATATATTGATTTAAAATGGAAGATATAA
- a CDS encoding transcriptional regulator, translating to MTSIVTGDIINSRDVSNTLWLPLLKEVFNRIGSSPKTWEIYRGDSFQLEISDASTTLLEVMKIKAAVKTIKDLDVRMAIGIGSKDFDSNRITESSGQAFINSGYGFDNFLKKQTLAIKSTWEALDQEMNISLSLGLLVMDHWTQNSAELVNHTLKMEPNQTQKELAHLLGISQSSASERRKRAGIDELLKLEKRYRKLVLSYINQS from the coding sequence ATGACCAGTATCGTTACCGGAGATATTATTAATTCCAGGGATGTTTCCAATACATTGTGGCTTCCACTATTAAAGGAAGTGTTTAATAGGATTGGATCTTCTCCAAAAACCTGGGAAATATACAGAGGAGATAGTTTTCAGTTAGAAATTTCAGATGCAAGTACAACATTATTAGAAGTAATGAAGATTAAAGCCGCTGTAAAAACTATTAAAGATCTGGATGTCAGGATGGCGATAGGTATCGGCTCAAAAGATTTTGATTCTAATAGAATTACCGAATCAAGCGGACAAGCTTTTATAAACTCCGGATATGGTTTTGACAATTTTTTAAAGAAACAAACACTCGCTATAAAATCTACCTGGGAAGCGTTAGATCAGGAAATGAATATTTCTTTAAGCTTGGGTTTACTGGTTATGGACCATTGGACACAAAACTCTGCCGAACTCGTTAATCATACTTTAAAAATGGAACCTAACCAAACTCAAAAAGAATTGGCACATCTGTTAGGTATTTCTCAGAGTAGTGCCAGTGAGCGTAGAAAACGCGCGGGAATAGATGAGCTTTTAAAGTTAGAAAAACGATATAGAAAATTAGTTTTGTCTTATATAAATCAATCATGA
- a CDS encoding IS4 family transposase, with translation MKKTNASTKSSELNSVLSSHFQGKINLARIKLISHFIIALCKVQTVTFEKVANAFETSVDSKSSLRRIQRFIADYSLDGDLIARLIFSLLPKQEGLILSIDRTNWKFGQTNINIFMLGVVYKGVAFPFITRLLIDGAVLGVVYKGVAFPLLFTMLDKPGNSNSQERIDLVNRFIRLFGKDVIKSIVADREFVGNHWLDFLNTNGIKYYIRIRNNFKVELPDKNKTIKVFHLFNPHKINEFVYYPKIVRVNGQLCFLSGCKLYPKNGKPDFLIIVSFNAPDKAFEQYKERWQIEMCFKAMKASGFDIENTHLQDIKRIEKLVLLVMMAFVWCYKVGIYLHQIKPIKIKKHGRMAKSIFKYGLDYIASVLLNPVNQNNMNLTKFLSCT, from the coding sequence ATGAAAAAAACCAATGCTTCCACTAAAAGTAGTGAATTAAATTCAGTTTTAAGTTCTCATTTCCAAGGTAAGATCAATTTGGCAAGAATCAAACTCATATCACATTTCATTATCGCCCTCTGTAAGGTACAGACAGTTACCTTTGAAAAGGTAGCCAACGCTTTTGAGACCTCAGTAGATTCGAAGTCATCACTCAGACGTATTCAAAGATTTATTGCTGATTATTCGTTGGATGGAGATTTGATCGCTCGTCTTATATTTAGTCTCCTTCCTAAGCAAGAGGGATTGATCTTGAGTATTGATAGGACCAATTGGAAGTTTGGTCAGACCAACATCAACATTTTTATGTTGGGAGTTGTCTATAAAGGTGTTGCCTTCCCATTTATTACACGCTTATTAATTGACGGTGCCGTGTTGGGAGTTGTCTATAAAGGTGTTGCCTTCCCATTGTTATTTACTATGTTAGATAAGCCAGGGAACTCTAACAGTCAGGAGCGTATTGATCTTGTGAATCGTTTCATAAGACTTTTTGGCAAAGATGTTATTAAATCCATTGTAGCCGATAGAGAGTTTGTAGGTAATCATTGGTTGGATTTCTTGAATACAAATGGAATCAAATATTATATCCGCATTCGAAACAACTTTAAGGTAGAGCTTCCTGATAAGAACAAAACCATCAAAGTATTTCACTTGTTTAATCCACATAAGATCAATGAGTTTGTGTATTATCCTAAAATTGTACGTGTTAATGGTCAGCTTTGTTTCCTTTCCGGATGCAAGTTGTACCCAAAAAATGGAAAGCCTGATTTCTTAATCATTGTATCGTTCAACGCTCCTGATAAGGCCTTTGAACAATACAAAGAACGATGGCAGATAGAGATGTGTTTTAAAGCAATGAAAGCCAGTGGCTTTGATATTGAAAACACACACCTGCAAGATATTAAGCGTATTGAAAAATTAGTACTGCTTGTAATGATGGCTTTCGTATGGTGTTACAAAGTTGGTATATATTTACATCAGATTAAGCCTATCAAAATAAAAAAGCATGGAAGAATGGCTAAAAGCATATTCAAATATGGATTAGATTATATCGCTTCTGTGCTATTAAACCCTGTAAATCAAAACAATATGAACTTGACTAAATTTTTGTCATGTACTTAG